The following coding sequences are from one Paenibacillus sp. FSL R5-0912 window:
- a CDS encoding sortase, whose protein sequence is MKKRSGISIAVKLIFILSLCVMLYSAVQIFKAPAEAREALQTWEKKKEEAHLPVATEEETPLPDGMISNPAEQGGANPAYTEGEVIGEIYFPRLDKRVAILEGTGRHALKKGAGHDEGSAAIGSSGNSVLAGHRDTVFRGLGELEKSDVIELETADGKFTYEITGSRIVDGEARGAIKPSKEPVLTLITCYPFSYVGSAPDRYLLSAKLIASQPLVRQP, encoded by the coding sequence ATGAAGAAGCGTTCCGGTATATCCATAGCCGTGAAGCTGATCTTCATACTCTCTTTATGCGTCATGCTGTATTCGGCCGTCCAGATCTTCAAAGCGCCTGCAGAAGCCCGGGAAGCCCTGCAAACCTGGGAGAAAAAGAAGGAGGAAGCCCATCTCCCTGTGGCAACAGAGGAAGAAACCCCGCTGCCTGACGGTATGATCAGCAACCCTGCAGAACAAGGCGGCGCCAACCCCGCATATACGGAGGGGGAGGTGATTGGAGAGATCTATTTTCCCAGGCTGGACAAACGGGTGGCTATTCTGGAGGGGACGGGACGGCACGCTCTTAAAAAAGGGGCAGGACATGACGAAGGAAGCGCAGCCATAGGCTCCTCCGGCAACAGCGTGCTGGCAGGACATCGCGATACGGTGTTCCGGGGCCTTGGAGAGCTGGAGAAGTCGGATGTTATTGAACTCGAAACGGCGGACGGGAAGTTCACCTATGAGATCACAGGGAGCAGGATTGTAGACGGAGAAGCCCGGGGAGCCATTAAGCCAAGCAAAGAACCTGTCCTTACCCTGATCACCTGCTATCCCTTCTCCTACGTCGGTTCAGCTCCGGACCGCTATCTGCTCTCGGCCAAGCTGATTGCAAGCCAGCCGCTGGTACGGCAGCCGTAA
- the pepT gene encoding peptidase T: MKQELIKRFISYAEMDTQSNEDSETCPSTPGQMVLAHKLVQELQEIGLTEVTVDEHGYVMASLPANTDKDVPVIGFLAHLDTATDFTGTNVKPQIVENYDGNDLVLNEALNVVLTTQSFPELSGYKGHTLITTDGTTLLGADNKAGIAEIVTAMVYLLAHPEIKHGKIRVAFTPDEEIGRGPHKFDVAAFGASYAYTVDGGPLGELEYESFNAAAAKISFHGVNVHPGTAKGKMIHSSKIAMAFHLRLPAGEAPEFTDGYEGFYHLISMQGNAEHSKLHYIIRDFDREHFENRKAHIAAIVDEFKSTYGADNVVLEMNDQYYNMREKIEPVRHIVDIAREAMEGLGITPVIRPIRGGTDGSQLSYMGLPTPNIFTGGENFHGKFEYASVDVMLKAVQVIVEIARLAEQKA, translated from the coding sequence TTGAAACAAGAGCTGATCAAGCGTTTTATTTCTTATGCTGAAATGGATACCCAATCGAATGAGGATAGTGAGACCTGCCCTTCCACCCCCGGCCAAATGGTGCTTGCCCATAAGCTGGTACAGGAGCTGCAGGAGATCGGGCTGACGGAAGTCACAGTGGACGAGCATGGGTATGTTATGGCTTCACTGCCGGCAAACACGGACAAGGACGTTCCGGTAATCGGCTTCCTGGCCCATTTGGATACGGCAACTGATTTCACCGGCACGAATGTGAAGCCGCAGATTGTAGAGAACTATGACGGGAACGATCTTGTGCTGAATGAAGCGCTGAACGTCGTCCTTACCACACAGAGCTTCCCGGAGCTGAGCGGCTACAAGGGGCATACTCTGATTACCACTGATGGCACTACCCTGCTGGGGGCAGATAACAAGGCTGGTATTGCAGAGATCGTTACGGCGATGGTGTATTTGCTCGCGCATCCGGAGATCAAACACGGCAAGATCAGAGTTGCCTTTACCCCGGATGAAGAAATTGGACGCGGCCCCCATAAGTTCGACGTTGCAGCATTCGGCGCTTCCTATGCCTATACCGTTGATGGCGGCCCGCTCGGAGAGCTGGAGTATGAGAGCTTCAATGCCGCTGCCGCCAAAATCAGCTTCCATGGGGTCAACGTGCATCCCGGTACAGCCAAGGGCAAGATGATCCACTCTTCCAAAATCGCCATGGCCTTCCATCTCCGGCTTCCTGCCGGTGAAGCGCCTGAATTCACGGATGGATACGAAGGCTTTTACCACCTGATCTCCATGCAGGGCAACGCCGAGCACAGCAAGCTGCATTATATCATCCGTGACTTTGACCGCGAGCATTTTGAGAACCGCAAAGCCCATATCGCCGCCATTGTGGATGAATTCAAGTCGACTTACGGAGCAGACAATGTAGTGCTGGAGATGAATGACCAGTATTATAATATGCGTGAAAAAATCGAACCGGTGCGCCACATCGTTGATATCGCCCGTGAAGCGATGGAGGGTCTGGGGATTACGCCGGTGATCCGCCCGATCCGAGGGGGAACTGACGGCTCACAGCTGTCCTACATGGGCCTGCCAACACCGAATATCTTCACCGGCGGCGAGAATTTCCACGGCAAATTCGAATACGCCTCTGTAGACGTGATGCTGAAGGCTGTTCAGGTTATCGTAGAGATTGCCCGTCTGGCTGAGCAAAAAGCTTAA
- a CDS encoding winged helix-turn-helix transcriptional regulator: protein MRRDEEMVSFQRTLEVIGGKWKGVLLYHLISGTKRFNELRRLCPGITQRMLAMQLRELERDGLVHREVYPQVPQKVEYSLTEWARGLESGLLSIKHWGEGYREVLAQSGPELQPAGGRAREDSMEAAPRSTNTPG from the coding sequence ATGAGGCGTGATGAAGAAATGGTTTCTTTTCAGCGGACGCTTGAGGTCATCGGCGGTAAATGGAAAGGAGTCCTTCTCTACCATCTAATCAGCGGTACAAAGCGGTTCAATGAACTGCGCAGATTATGTCCGGGCATTACCCAGCGGATGCTGGCCATGCAGCTGCGGGAGCTGGAGCGTGACGGTCTGGTTCACCGTGAGGTGTACCCGCAGGTGCCCCAGAAGGTAGAGTATTCTCTGACCGAGTGGGCCCGGGGTCTGGAATCCGGCCTGCTTAGTATCAAACACTGGGGCGAAGGATACAGGGAGGTACTGGCCCAGAGTGGACCTGAGCTGCAGCCTGCAGGCGGCCGGGCCAGAGAAGACTCCATGGAAGCAGCTCCGCGCAGCACAAATACCCCCGGATAA
- a CDS encoding NADH-dependent flavin oxidoreductase: MLKTEYSPLLETFKFANGIELKNRVVMAPMTNFSSNEDGTVSGPELDYYIRRSKGAGMVVTACVYVSRGGKGFPGEFGADHDGLIPSLRGLAEAIKGEGAKAVLQIFHGGRQCPPAQLPDGQTVSASEVPSELPGGGQGPVPRALTDEEITGIIADFGEATRRAIEAGFDGVEIHGANGYLLQQFFSPHSNRREDRWGGDLQKRLTFPLAVLRSVKDAVKRHAQGEFLVGYRFSPEEPETPGITMADTFALIDALTGEGLDYLHASLMELWSLPRRGTEDSRPRIEQIVDRVGGKAPVIGVGSLYTAADALKGLDSGISLVALGRPLLIEPDWVQKVAEGRAAEIKTELDPSAQAELVIPDPLWNALIHTPGWLPVKQ; encoded by the coding sequence ATGCTGAAGACAGAATATAGCCCGCTGCTGGAGACGTTTAAGTTCGCGAACGGCATTGAATTGAAGAACCGTGTGGTGATGGCACCGATGACCAATTTCTCCTCGAATGAGGATGGAACCGTCTCAGGGCCGGAGCTTGATTATTACATCCGCCGATCCAAAGGGGCAGGAATGGTTGTTACAGCCTGTGTATATGTATCACGCGGCGGGAAAGGCTTCCCGGGTGAATTCGGTGCTGACCATGACGGGCTGATTCCGAGCCTGCGCGGGCTGGCCGAGGCCATTAAGGGTGAAGGGGCGAAGGCGGTTCTGCAGATCTTCCATGGCGGGCGCCAATGCCCTCCGGCACAGTTGCCTGACGGACAGACGGTCAGCGCAAGTGAAGTACCTTCGGAACTTCCGGGCGGCGGGCAAGGACCGGTTCCGCGCGCACTGACTGATGAAGAAATTACCGGAATTATCGCTGATTTCGGAGAAGCTACACGCCGGGCGATCGAGGCCGGATTCGATGGTGTGGAAATTCACGGTGCCAACGGCTATCTGCTGCAGCAGTTCTTCTCCCCGCATTCCAATCGGCGCGAAGACCGCTGGGGCGGCGATCTGCAGAAGCGCCTGACCTTCCCGCTGGCTGTTCTGCGCAGTGTCAAGGATGCGGTGAAGCGGCATGCACAGGGTGAATTCCTTGTAGGGTACCGCTTCTCGCCTGAAGAGCCGGAAACACCGGGAATTACGATGGCCGATACCTTTGCGCTGATCGATGCACTGACAGGGGAAGGGCTTGATTATCTGCATGCTTCCCTGATGGAGCTGTGGTCGTTGCCGCGCCGGGGTACCGAGGATAGCCGTCCGCGGATCGAGCAAATTGTAGACCGCGTGGGAGGCAAGGCCCCTGTAATTGGAGTAGGCTCGCTCTATACCGCTGCTGATGCCCTGAAGGGTCTGGACAGCGGGATCAGCCTGGTCGCTCTGGGCCGTCCGCTCCTGATTGAACCGGACTGGGTTCAGAAGGTTGCCGAAGGGCGTGCAGCTGAGATTAAGACTGAGCTGGACCCTTCCGCCCAAGCTGAGCTTGTAATCCCGGACCCGCTCTGGAATGCACTGATTCATACGCCGGGCTGGCTGCCGGTGAAGCAGTAA
- a CDS encoding winged helix-turn-helix transcriptional regulator translates to MATEIKDRINLKEINCEKELTLAVIGGKWKLIILWHLGLEGTKRFSELKKLIPHITQKMLTNQLRELEEDQLVFRRVYAEVPPRVEYSMTEYGHTLMPVLRMMYDWGKNYGENVIWKDDPERNRSMK, encoded by the coding sequence TTGGCGACTGAGATTAAAGACCGTATCAATCTGAAGGAAATCAACTGCGAGAAGGAGCTTACGCTTGCCGTCATCGGCGGCAAATGGAAGCTTATCATATTGTGGCACCTGGGTCTGGAAGGGACCAAACGCTTCAGCGAGCTGAAGAAGCTGATTCCGCATATTACCCAGAAAATGCTGACCAATCAGCTGCGTGAGCTGGAGGAAGATCAGCTGGTATTCAGGCGAGTGTATGCTGAGGTCCCGCCGAGAGTAGAATACTCCATGACGGAGTATGGGCATACGCTGATGCCTGTGCTGCGCATGATGTATGACTGGGGCAAGAATTACGGGGAGAACGTCATTTGGAAGGACGACCCTGAACGCAACAGATCGATGAAATGA
- the hxlB gene encoding 6-phospho-3-hexuloisomerase — protein MDTLDYAQEIVKELQGSVSGLNAGEGEVMAELLLRSGQIFVAGAGRSGLMGRAFAMRLMQAGQAAFVVGETVTPGIGSGDVLVLGSGSGETKGLVSMAEKAKAIGAAIVLVTVTPDSSLGRLADYIVKLPGSPKDQTGGSYATIQPMASLFEQTLLVFYDAVILRMMEQTGQTTGKMYGNHANLE, from the coding sequence ATGGATACGCTGGATTACGCACAGGAAATTGTGAAGGAGCTGCAGGGCTCGGTCTCCGGGCTGAACGCCGGAGAAGGCGAAGTCATGGCGGAGCTGCTGCTGCGCTCCGGGCAGATCTTTGTAGCCGGTGCCGGCCGCTCCGGACTGATGGGCCGGGCGTTCGCGATGCGGCTGATGCAAGCCGGGCAGGCTGCGTTTGTCGTCGGGGAGACGGTCACCCCGGGGATCGGCTCCGGCGATGTGCTTGTGCTGGGCTCCGGCTCCGGCGAGACTAAGGGGCTGGTATCCATGGCGGAGAAAGCCAAGGCGATCGGCGCAGCTATAGTGCTCGTGACCGTCACCCCAGATTCGTCACTCGGGCGTCTCGCAGATTATATCGTCAAGCTGCCGGGCTCGCCCAAGGATCAGACAGGCGGGAGCTATGCTACGATCCAGCCGATGGCTTCCTTGTTTGAGCAGACGCTGCTGGTATTCTACGATGCCGTCATCCTACGGATGATGGAGCAAACGGGGCAGACCACCGGTAAGATGTACGGTAACCATGCGAATCTGGAATAA
- the hxlA gene encoding 3-hexulose-6-phosphate synthase, translated as MKLQLALDLVDIAGAKAIVAEVAEFIDIVEIGTPVVINEGLHAVKAIKDAFPALTVLADLKIMDAGGYEVMKAVEAGAGIVTVLGVSDDSTIRGAVEEAKKTGAEILVDLINVKDLKTRAAEVDALGVDYVCVHSGYDHQAEGKNSFEDLRAIKSVVTKAKTAIAGGIKLSTLPEVIAANPDLVIVGGGITGEADQRAAAAEMKRLVSQA; from the coding sequence ATGAAATTACAGCTAGCACTCGATCTGGTGGATATTGCGGGAGCCAAGGCCATTGTTGCGGAAGTTGCCGAATTTATAGATATCGTGGAAATTGGAACACCGGTTGTCATTAATGAAGGTTTACATGCGGTAAAAGCGATCAAGGACGCTTTTCCGGCCCTGACCGTCCTGGCCGATCTCAAAATCATGGATGCCGGCGGCTATGAAGTGATGAAGGCTGTAGAAGCAGGGGCGGGAATCGTTACCGTGCTTGGCGTGTCCGATGATTCAACGATCCGCGGCGCGGTGGAAGAAGCCAAGAAGACCGGCGCAGAAATCCTGGTTGATCTGATCAACGTAAAGGATCTGAAGACCAGAGCCGCTGAAGTGGACGCACTTGGCGTTGATTATGTCTGTGTGCACTCCGGATATGATCATCAGGCAGAAGGCAAGAATTCCTTCGAGGATCTGAGAGCGATTAAGAGTGTGGTTACAAAAGCGAAAACAGCGATTGCCGGCGGGATTAAGCTGAGCACGCTGCCTGAAGTGATTGCTGCGAATCCTGATCTGGTAATCGTGGGCGGCGGGATTACCGGCGAAGCGGATCAGAGAGCGGCTGCGGCGGAGATGAAGCGCCTTGTAAGCCAGGCCTAA
- a CDS encoding MATE family efflux transporter, protein MEANKPKEFNLIKLTWPIFLELFLFMLMGSVDTFMISSVSDDAVSGVGAANQIIAIAILVLSVIGNGAAIVVSQYLGSKQPKEAAKVTGNAITLNLAVGIILSTILLLFGGSLLSALNVTGDILIYARSYINIVGGGIFLQALLNALAATIRTHGFTKHTMIVSMLMNVIHVGGNYLLIFGHFGLPALGVEGAAISTLTSRLICLILYFLLLYRIMEVRVKWTYYIHLSKKYVRQILKIGIPSAFESVIYQCCQLVFTLYITYLGAEAMATRQYALNISSYIFLFSVAVSMGTSIIVGHLVGARRPKEAYSRVFSSVKWALLVTVIMDAVVILFRVPLMGLFTDNQTIITMGAQVILLSFFLETGRTCNLVIINSLRASGDAKFPVYMGLISMVCMSLPLGYFLVFTLDLGLAGVWLTTAFDEWVRAVIMYFRWKSRAWEKHGLIQHEPAEPLSTAPVH, encoded by the coding sequence ATGGAAGCAAACAAACCCAAAGAGTTCAATTTAATTAAGCTGACCTGGCCGATTTTCCTCGAGTTGTTCCTGTTTATGCTCATGGGGAGTGTAGATACATTCATGATCAGCTCCGTATCGGATGATGCCGTCTCCGGTGTCGGGGCGGCCAATCAGATTATTGCCATAGCGATTCTCGTGCTCAGTGTTATCGGGAACGGCGCGGCCATTGTCGTGTCGCAGTATCTCGGTTCCAAGCAGCCCAAAGAAGCAGCCAAGGTAACGGGCAATGCCATAACACTCAATCTTGCAGTCGGAATTATTCTGAGTACAATTCTGCTGCTGTTCGGAGGCAGTCTGCTGAGCGCACTGAACGTGACGGGCGATATTCTCATCTACGCCAGATCGTACATAAATATTGTCGGGGGCGGGATCTTCCTCCAGGCACTGCTCAATGCACTGGCTGCCACTATCCGTACACACGGTTTCACGAAACATACGATGATCGTCTCCATGCTGATGAATGTGATCCACGTCGGGGGCAACTATCTGCTGATTTTTGGACATTTCGGACTGCCTGCGCTCGGTGTAGAGGGGGCTGCAATTTCAACGCTTACCAGCCGCCTGATCTGTCTGATCCTCTACTTCCTGCTGCTCTACCGGATTATGGAGGTGCGGGTCAAATGGACCTATTACATTCATCTCTCCAAAAAATATGTGCGGCAGATTCTCAAAATCGGCATTCCGTCCGCATTTGAATCGGTGATCTATCAGTGCTGCCAGCTGGTCTTCACTTTATACATCACCTATCTGGGTGCAGAAGCCATGGCTACCCGCCAATACGCGCTGAACATCTCCAGCTATATCTTCCTCTTCAGCGTAGCCGTATCCATGGGCACCTCGATCATTGTCGGCCATCTCGTGGGCGCAAGGCGGCCTAAGGAAGCTTACTCGCGGGTGTTCTCCAGTGTGAAATGGGCGCTGCTGGTCACCGTAATTATGGATGCGGTTGTCATTCTGTTCCGCGTACCGCTAATGGGCCTGTTCACGGATAATCAAACGATTATAACTATGGGCGCCCAAGTCATCCTGCTCAGCTTCTTCCTTGAGACGGGACGCACCTGCAACCTGGTCATCATCAACTCGCTGCGCGCTTCCGGCGATGCCAAGTTTCCGGTCTACATGGGCCTGATCTCCATGGTCTGCATGAGCCTGCCGCTGGGCTATTTCCTGGTATTCACGCTTGATCTCGGTCTGGCCGGAGTCTGGCTGACCACTGCATTCGATGAATGGGTGCGGGCGGTCATTATGTACTTCCGCTGGAAGAGCAGAGCCTGGGAGAAGCACGGCCTGATCCAGCATGAACCTGCAGAACCGCTGAGCACTGCGCCGGTGCATTAA
- a CDS encoding extracellular solute-binding protein translates to MLRNNITKGLFLTLTLALALTGCSFTQDNNSAEAATNASAPKITIHMMHLWPAGLSAQQNKLVSQIIGEYEKENPNIIIQQGVLENEQYKNKLKVLSASNDLPDVGITWAAGFMEPYVKGGLFAPLDDILNGTRLKGKFVTGTTEAYVVDNKTYALPIELNISPVYYNKDIFAKYNLQVPVTYEEFKQTVRTLSQHGVAPVALGNKDRWTGSLWYMYLADRIAGSDTLKRATKGTSYFDDPGLVRAAAEVQTLVDMNTFNSGFNGLSNDEGKSEFLNEKAAMYLTGTWELPNFTTNPEIPQDFKDKVGFFKFPTVEGGKGNINSWVGGPGVGLFVAEASKVKEAAKAFVEYFVYKWGEASVTSAGVIPATKVDTTNEELPQLYVELLNELNHASSITLFADIQMKPNAAQVHLDMIQALFGKAITPEQFAAKHKEAVAKGT, encoded by the coding sequence ATGTTGAGGAATAACATAACCAAGGGACTGTTCCTGACACTTACATTGGCCCTTGCTCTAACAGGCTGCAGCTTTACACAGGATAATAATAGTGCGGAGGCAGCCACCAATGCTTCGGCCCCAAAAATAACGATTCATATGATGCACTTGTGGCCGGCCGGCCTCTCCGCCCAGCAGAATAAGCTGGTTAGCCAGATCATCGGAGAATACGAGAAAGAGAATCCTAATATTATTATCCAGCAGGGCGTGCTGGAGAATGAACAGTACAAGAATAAGCTGAAGGTGCTCTCTGCCTCGAATGACCTGCCGGATGTAGGAATCACCTGGGCTGCGGGCTTCATGGAGCCTTATGTGAAGGGCGGATTATTCGCTCCGCTGGATGACATCCTGAATGGTACGCGGTTAAAGGGTAAATTCGTAACAGGCACTACTGAAGCCTATGTGGTCGATAATAAGACCTATGCCCTGCCGATTGAGCTGAACATTTCACCGGTATACTATAATAAGGATATTTTTGCGAAATATAATCTCCAGGTGCCTGTTACTTACGAAGAGTTCAAGCAAACGGTAAGAACGTTATCCCAGCATGGCGTGGCTCCGGTTGCCCTTGGCAACAAGGACCGCTGGACCGGCTCACTATGGTATATGTACCTTGCTGACCGTATCGCCGGCAGTGATACACTGAAGCGCGCTACGAAGGGGACAAGCTACTTCGATGATCCCGGCCTGGTCCGGGCTGCGGCTGAAGTGCAGACGCTGGTGGATATGAACACCTTCAACAGCGGTTTCAACGGGCTATCCAATGATGAGGGCAAATCGGAATTCTTGAATGAGAAGGCGGCAATGTATCTGACGGGTACCTGGGAGCTTCCCAACTTCACGACGAATCCGGAGATCCCGCAAGACTTCAAAGATAAAGTAGGGTTCTTCAAATTTCCGACTGTGGAAGGCGGAAAGGGCAATATCAACAGCTGGGTCGGAGGACCGGGTGTCGGACTGTTCGTAGCCGAAGCTTCCAAGGTTAAGGAAGCAGCGAAAGCATTTGTCGAATATTTCGTATACAAATGGGGGGAGGCGTCTGTAACCAGTGCAGGTGTGATTCCGGCGACCAAAGTGGATACCACGAATGAAGAGCTGCCGCAGCTGTATGTCGAACTGCTGAATGAATTAAACCATGCGAGCAGTATCACCCTGTTTGCTGATATCCAGATGAAGCCGAACGCCGCCCAGGTCCATCTGGATATGATTCAAGCACTGTTCGGCAAAGCGATTACACCTGAGCAGTTCGCGGCCAAGCATAAAGAAGCTGTAGCCAAAGGAACCTAA
- a CDS encoding response regulator transcription factor — protein MSLSNRTILIVDDEPRTRQGIKQTLEVWAAGRYAVETCDNGVEARERLRQERVHLLITDVRMPEVSGLDLIRSLQETAWKPVIIVISGYAEFDYVQQAMRLGAVNYLLKPLDKSELLSVVEDALKREEEQQRHVKLEKLVDHKLMEIDPDQARMGQPVKDAIAYVEQHLHEQLTMAEVAGLIHLNASYFSVLFKEQAGVSFSEYLARLRIQRAKELLLQTTLSIGEIGERVGYRTDKYFIKVFKSLEQLSPSRYRHKMKGGSQEIH, from the coding sequence ATGAGCCTGAGCAATAGGACGATTCTGATCGTGGATGATGAACCGAGAACACGGCAGGGAATCAAGCAGACGCTGGAAGTATGGGCGGCAGGCCGGTATGCCGTGGAGACCTGCGACAACGGGGTTGAAGCGCGCGAGCGGCTGCGGCAGGAGCGGGTCCATCTCCTGATTACAGATGTGCGCATGCCCGAAGTAAGCGGACTGGATCTGATCCGTTCCCTGCAGGAGACAGCCTGGAAGCCGGTTATTATTGTCATATCCGGCTATGCCGAATTTGATTATGTGCAGCAGGCTATGCGGCTGGGGGCGGTCAACTACCTGCTTAAGCCGCTGGACAAGTCCGAGTTACTGTCCGTGGTTGAGGATGCGCTGAAGCGGGAGGAAGAGCAGCAGCGCCACGTGAAGCTGGAGAAGCTGGTGGATCATAAGCTGATGGAGATAGACCCGGATCAGGCACGAATGGGGCAGCCGGTCAAAGATGCGATCGCCTATGTGGAGCAGCACCTGCATGAACAGCTGACAATGGCAGAGGTAGCGGGACTCATCCATCTGAATGCCAGCTACTTCAGCGTATTGTTCAAGGAGCAGGCCGGAGTATCCTTCAGCGAATATTTGGCACGTCTGCGAATTCAGCGGGCTAAGGAATTACTGCTGCAGACCACACTTTCTATAGGGGAGATCGGGGAGCGTGTAGGCTATCGGACGGATAAGTACTTCATTAAGGTGTTTAAGTCGCTGGAACAGTTAAGCCCAAGCCGCTATAGGCATAAGATGAAGGGCGGATCGCAGGAAATCCATTAA
- a CDS encoding cache domain-containing sensor histidine kinase, which produces MLQRFKELNTLRNQIFIGFVLVMLIILLVSGAFVYDRVSILLKNNAERHIQQTAVQANGRLNALIGQIDSLMEQVANHPTVQQLLLEELNGNEVSFNQRQSLQQIISSYQAYMPSVGSLELYTADYRLLFPIKDGSLGTRINEPYISEANVQKGRLVWIGVDPHDSQSLLAIRQVSLMDRWFSRGGYLMARIQRSYFQLDDPISGSDGGESVLLVNDEGRLLGSNGTPEADLMPLLDSVDQTVSFHGKEYVQVKLRSDKTGWTLLVLTPVSYVTKGLSVLRTVLLLSGGLGALLFLIMSFLLSTMITRPIIHLIRAMRKSRLGVLTPNSQKVSTMELRELNYTYNGMVANMNDLIRVVYEKEVLQSRTELKALQAQINPHFLFNTLEAFNWSLEEKGEEELAGLVVVMSRLFRYIIGRPNNKEEWVALSEEVEQIRRYLKIMEMRMGERLSWDIVLDPSEAAVPVPKLLIQPIVENAILHGVESRVGSGSVEVMITPSPRNGWTSVKVSDNGPGMDEDTLRALRNTLEGGPSISAKGNGVGLVNVQRRLKLYYGEEGIKSEGLMIESKVSEGTVITFEIPSNGGYTYEPEQ; this is translated from the coding sequence ATGCTCCAGAGATTCAAAGAACTCAACACGCTGCGCAATCAAATATTCATCGGCTTTGTGCTGGTTATGCTAATCATTCTTCTGGTTTCAGGGGCGTTTGTATATGACCGGGTATCTATTCTGCTCAAAAATAATGCCGAGCGGCATATCCAGCAGACGGCGGTTCAGGCGAACGGACGGCTGAATGCGCTGATTGGCCAGATTGACAGCCTGATGGAGCAGGTGGCCAATCATCCTACGGTGCAGCAGCTGCTGCTGGAGGAGCTGAACGGCAATGAAGTGTCATTCAATCAACGGCAGTCGCTGCAGCAGATTATCTCCAGCTATCAGGCGTATATGCCGAGCGTAGGATCTCTTGAGCTGTATACTGCCGATTACCGGCTGCTCTTCCCGATCAAGGACGGCAGTCTGGGGACGAGAATCAACGAGCCATATATCAGCGAGGCTAATGTCCAGAAAGGGCGGCTGGTCTGGATCGGCGTCGATCCGCATGACAGCCAGAGCCTGCTGGCCATCCGCCAGGTTAGCCTCATGGACCGCTGGTTCTCGCGGGGAGGGTATCTGATGGCGCGCATCCAGCGCAGCTACTTCCAGCTGGATGATCCGATCTCCGGCAGTGACGGAGGCGAGTCTGTGCTGCTGGTGAATGACGAAGGCCGCCTCCTGGGCAGCAATGGAACACCGGAGGCAGACCTGATGCCGCTGCTGGATAGTGTGGACCAGACGGTCAGCTTTCACGGCAAGGAGTATGTACAGGTTAAGCTGCGCTCGGACAAGACCGGCTGGACCTTGCTTGTGCTGACCCCTGTCAGCTATGTCACCAAGGGGTTGTCTGTGCTGCGGACGGTTCTGCTGCTGTCAGGGGGGCTGGGAGCCCTGCTTTTCCTGATTATGTCGTTTCTATTGTCAACGATGATCACGAGGCCGATTATTCATCTGATCCGGGCCATGCGCAAATCGCGCTTAGGCGTGCTGACGCCCAACTCGCAGAAGGTATCTACGATGGAGCTGCGGGAGCTGAATTATACTTATAACGGTATGGTTGCCAATATGAATGATTTGATCCGGGTTGTCTATGAGAAGGAAGTATTACAGAGCCGGACTGAGCTCAAAGCGTTGCAGGCGCAGATCAACCCTCATTTTCTGTTCAACACCTTGGAAGCCTTTAACTGGTCGCTTGAGGAAAAGGGGGAGGAGGAATTGGCCGGATTGGTCGTAGTCATGTCCAGGCTGTTCCGCTATATTATTGGCCGTCCCAATAATAAAGAGGAGTGGGTTGCACTTAGTGAAGAGGTTGAACAGATCAGGCGTTATCTGAAGATCATGGAGATGCGGATGGGCGAGCGCCTGTCCTGGGATATTGTACTGGACCCAAGCGAGGCTGCTGTTCCGGTACCCAAGCTGCTGATTCAGCCGATTGTGGAGAATGCCATTCTTCATGGAGTGGAGAGCCGTGTCGGCAGCGGCAGTGTGGAGGTTATGATCACGCCATCACCCCGCAACGGCTGGACCTCGGTGAAGGTATCCGACAATGGGCCCGGCATGGATGAGGATACTCTGCGGGCGCTGCGCAATACACTGGAGGGCGGCCCGTCGATCTCCGCCAAAGGCAATGGGGTCGGCCTGGTGAATGTGCAGCGGCGGCTCAAGCTGTATTACGGGGAAGAGGGCATCAAGTCAGAGGGTCTGATGATTGAGAGCAAGGTATCCGAAGGGACCGTTATTACTTTTGAAATTCCAAGCAATGGAGGATATACCTATGAGCCTGAGCAATAG
- a CDS encoding cold-shock protein, translating to MYFRKKALEDLPQEDTAIWSCTKEDCSGWMRDNFAFQYVPTCWQCNSPMTRSMKILPMLVNTNFDMKAIKKGITIR from the coding sequence ATGTATTTTCGTAAAAAAGCGCTGGAGGATCTTCCGCAAGAAGACACAGCCATTTGGTCCTGCACCAAGGAAGATTGCTCCGGGTGGATGCGTGATAACTTCGCCTTCCAATATGTCCCAACCTGCTGGCAATGCAACTCGCCTATGACCAGAAGCATGAAGATACTGCCTATGCTTGTGAATACGAATTTTGACATGAAGGCGATCAAGAAGGGCATTACCATCCGGTAA